In a genomic window of Gossypium arboreum isolate Shixiya-1 chromosome 9, ASM2569848v2, whole genome shotgun sequence:
- the LOC108466372 gene encoding putative disease resistance protein RGA3, producing the protein MAAALVSFILGQLAAITFETAWQELKLVIGVEEEVRKLQSNFEAIQEVVEDAEVKQVVDKSVKRWIDKLKDVASDMEDVLDEWNTALSKLKTDEAESASIPKKKVRLSRLPFNLGGQVIRGYDIGDKIRRVNVELDEIAKEKDRYHFARSEMTQPRRLERTTAYVDVSEIKGRNDVRDEIVSKLTSDEGSIQTVSIIGMCGIGKTALAQLVVNHVKGQNSFDDVVWVCVSDFFDQVKIAREILEGLRCGSSRDLISLQGLLDNIAEKVRDRKVFIVFDDVWTEREADWEALRAALQHCKHGIRILVTTRKESVVKVIRSSHVFRLELLSDEICWEILKSKTFFGREESERRDLEDVGMRIAKKCKGLALAAKELGSLLRQKRRRVEWERVLNSGFWELEIAEEYIFRPLLLSYYDLPSTIRRCLLYCAIFPKDYVMGKNELIVHWKMQGFLNSVDDDSEMLLKGEEYFEYLADRSLFQDLGRDHYGNIFVGKMHDLVHDCLLFMTKDEIVTKEVDSKETWNLDLVSKRARHSSIKISQPNSFPVCINGVEKLRTLITIGESYDVTFEGLKKLFSEAKCLRLLDFQLPKIRKVSEQIQVPEEIGNLIHLRYLTFLSYQSLELPESVCDLRNLEYLNIANCSKLPKEMEKLINLKYLYTSDCNRLSHYPKGVGRLTSLQRLDRIIARVDCNHTTDFSVGDFENLDLLRGDLWLELEGNSINIEEVERAKLHNKIHLMELRVVFRSNNTGHEMKDNFIKALNPRPNFHIHFFGI; encoded by the coding sequence ATGGCCGCAGCACTTGTTTCTTTCATCTTGGGGCAACTAGCGGCTATCACTTTTGAGACTGCGTGGCAAGAGCTGAAGCTGGTGATAGGCGTTGAGGAAGAAGTCAGAAAGCTTCAAAGCAATTTTGAGGCCATCCAGGAAGTGGTTGAAGATGCAGAGGTAAAGCAAGTTGTGGATAAAAGTGTAAAGAGATGGATAGATAAGCTCAAAGATGTAGCGTCTGACATGGAGGACGTGCTTGATGAGTGGAATACTGCACTTTCCAAATTAAAGACAGATGAAGCTGAAAGTGCTTCGATCCCCAAGAAGAAGGTACGTCTTTCACGGTTACCTTTTAATTTGGGTGGTCAAGTTATTAGGGGGTATGACATCGGTGATAAAATACGAAGAGTCAATGTAGAGTTGGATGAAATTGCTAAAGAGAAAGATAGATACCATTTTGCTAGAAGTGAAATGACACAACCTCGACGATTAGAAAGAACCACAGCCTATGTTGATGTCTCTGAGATCAAAGGTAGAAATGATGTTAGAGACGAGATAGTGAGCAAATTGACCAGCGATGAAGGATCCATTCAGACCGTCTCTATAATAGGGATGTGTGGGATCGGGAAAACTGCTCTTGCTCAATTGGTGGTTAATCATGTTAAAGGTCAAAACTCCTTTGACGATGTAGTTTGGGTGTGTGTTTCGGACTTTTTTGATCAGGTCAAAATTGCAAGAGAGATTTTAGAAGGCCTTAGATGTGGTTCATCTCGAGATTTAATTTCACTACAAGGCCTGTTGGACAATATTGCTGAGAAAGTCAGGGATAGAAAAGTTTTTATTGTTTTCGATGACGTCTGGACAGAGCGTGAAGCAGATTGGGAAGCACTAAGAGCTGCTCTGCAACATTGCAAGCATGGAATTAGGATTTTGGTGACTACTCGAAAAGAATCGGTGGTCAAGGTGATTAGATCATCTCATGTGTTTCGTTTAGAACTGTTGTCAGACGAGATATGTTGGGAGATTCTtaaatcaaaaacattttttgGAAGGGAGGAGAGTGAGCGTAGAGATCTAGAGGATGTTGGGATGAGAATTGCAAAAAAGTGTAAAGGTTTGGCGCTTGCTGCAAAAGAATTAGGAAGTTTGCTACGACAAAAAAGGAGGAGAGTGGAATGGGAAAGAGTGTTGAATAGTGGGTTTTGGGAATTAGAGATAGCAGAAGAATATATTTTCAGACCTCTATTGTTGAGTTACTATGATTTACCCTCAACAATAAGACGATGCTTGTTGTATTGTGCTATATTTCCCAAGGATTACGTGATGGGGAAAAATGAACTGATTGTGCACTGGAAGATGCAAGGCTTTTTGAACTCTGTCGATGACGATTCGGAGATGTTGTTGAAAGGTGAAGAATACTTTGAGTACTTGGCAGATCGTTCCCTCTTTCAAGATTTGGGAAGGGATCATTATGGCAACATATTTGTAGGTAAGATGCATGACTTGGTACATGACTGTCTCCTGTTTATGACAAAAGATGAGATTGTGACAAAGGAGGTTGATTCGAAAGAAACATGGAATCTGGATTTAGTTTCCAAAAGAGCTCGTCATTCAAGTATAAAAATCAGCCAACCCAACTCATTTCCTGTTTGTATAAACGGAGTAGAAAAATTGAGGACTCTTATCACAATCGGCGAAAGCTATGATGTCACCTTTGAAGGTTTAAAGAAGTTATTCAGTGAAGCCAAATGCCTGAGATTATTGGATTTTCAGTTGCCGAAAATCAGAAAAGTTTCTGAACAAATCCAAGTTCCAGAAGAAATAGGCAACTTAATTCACTTGAGATATCTCACTTTTCTTTCTTATCAGAGTCTGGAATTGCCTGAATCAGTTTGTGATTTGCGAAATTTGGAATACTTGAATATCGCCAACTGTAGTAAACTACCCAAAGAGATGGAGAAGTTGATCAACTTGAAGTATCTTTATACTAGTGACTGTAACAGGCTAAGCCATTATCCTAAAGGGGTTGGGAGATTAACAAGTCTTCAGAGATTAGATCGAATCATTGCAAGAGTCGACTGCAATCATACAACAGACTTCAGTGTTGGAGATTTTGAAAACTTGGATCTGCTGCGCGGAGACCTTTGGTTAGAATTGGAAGGAAACTCGATAAATATAGAAGAAGTTGAGAGAGCTAAGCTTCATAACAAGATACATCTCATGGAACTGAGGGTGGTTTTTAGGAGTAATAATACAGGACATGAAATGAAGGATAATTTCATCAAAGCTTTGAACCCACGTCCCAACTTTCACATTCACTTTTTTggtatttaa